A single Symbiobacterium thermophilum IAM 14863 DNA region contains:
- a CDS encoding alpha/beta hydrolase → MAIRDFSDLQREVFRLYNQGAYREALALIDREAGRFPDYAPTFYFWRACLACRADGADAGLRWLQAAAEEGLWYHERMLNDPDLAPLRGDPRFEPLLKLFRERWEAAQAVARPVLRTYEPEGEPQGLLVALHGASSGFEQEEERARWTAATAAGWRVALAQSSQVWGPGLYSWRDRDRALAEVRAHLDSLGPHDPTVMAGFSMGAAVAMFGVLTGAFPATRFLAVAPAIRLETFRPLLAEARRDVRGYILIGDGDWMFKEVQEFASAMRDAGLACELEVHPGLGHDFPTGFAADLPRRLAVLNSPR, encoded by the coding sequence ATGGCCATCCGGGACTTTTCCGACCTGCAGAGGGAAGTGTTTCGCCTGTACAACCAGGGCGCCTACCGGGAGGCGCTGGCGCTGATCGACCGGGAGGCCGGCCGCTTCCCCGACTACGCCCCGACCTTCTACTTCTGGCGGGCGTGCCTCGCCTGCCGGGCGGACGGCGCGGACGCCGGGCTCCGCTGGCTGCAGGCGGCCGCGGAGGAGGGGCTGTGGTACCATGAGCGGATGCTGAACGACCCGGACCTGGCGCCGCTGCGGGGGGATCCCCGGTTCGAACCGCTCCTGAAGCTGTTCCGCGAGCGCTGGGAAGCCGCCCAGGCCGTCGCCCGGCCCGTGCTGCGCACGTACGAGCCCGAAGGCGAACCCCAGGGGCTGCTGGTGGCCTTGCACGGCGCGTCGAGCGGCTTTGAGCAGGAAGAGGAGCGGGCCCGCTGGACCGCCGCGACCGCGGCCGGCTGGCGCGTGGCCCTGGCCCAGTCGTCCCAGGTGTGGGGCCCGGGCCTCTACTCCTGGAGGGACCGCGACCGGGCCCTGGCGGAGGTCAGGGCGCACCTGGACAGCCTCGGCCCCCACGACCCCACGGTCATGGCGGGCTTCTCGATGGGCGCGGCGGTCGCGATGTTCGGGGTGCTGACCGGGGCGTTTCCGGCGACGCGCTTCCTCGCCGTCGCCCCCGCCATCCGGCTGGAGACCTTCCGGCCGCTGCTTGCGGAGGCGCGGCGCGACGTCCGGGGCTACATCCTCATCGGCGACGGAGACTGGATGTTCAAGGAGGTCCAGGAGTTCGCATCCGCGATGAGGGACGCTGGCCTCGCCTGCGAGCTGGAGGTGCACCCGGGCCTCGGGCACGACTTTCCGACCGGCTTCGCCGCGGACCTGCCCAGGCGGCTGGCCGTCCTCAACTCGCCTCGATGA